From Streptomyces sp. NBC_01754, a single genomic window includes:
- a CDS encoding ROK family transcriptional regulator has protein sequence MVNRSSSRSGGANLPSLRHHNASLVLDLLRTAGGEGISRLELAVRTGLTPQAVSKITTRLRAEGLAADGGRLASTGGKPRTVLRLAPDAGYAVGLHLDRDEMTAVLVDLAGTPVVTRTAPLDLGAPAAEVVGAAARAVQTVRADAPGTEDHRVFGVGAALPGPLDHAGGVLHRVTGFPQWDGYPLRDALAERTGLPVVVDKDTNAAALGLALRARDEADFAYLHLGTGLGAGLVLGGSVHRGARTGAGEFGHQTLQLDGPPCGCGGRGCVEALCLAAVARGDLAEAARVLGTGAANLVGLLDIDRLVLGGRTVAAHEDVYVEGVRAVVEERARREGTGPVVPVTVATGGDRPIAEGAAQLVLAPLFGRAGEAGTGLRGGGRAFRAGQ, from the coding sequence GTGGTGAACAGGAGCAGCAGCAGGAGCGGCGGGGCGAACCTGCCGTCGCTCCGCCACCACAACGCCTCACTCGTGCTCGACCTCCTGCGTACGGCCGGTGGGGAGGGGATCAGCCGGCTGGAGCTCGCGGTGCGCACCGGCCTGACCCCGCAGGCGGTCAGCAAGATCACCACTCGGCTGCGCGCCGAAGGCCTCGCCGCCGACGGCGGCCGCCTCGCCTCCACCGGGGGCAAGCCCCGCACGGTCCTGCGCCTCGCCCCGGACGCGGGGTACGCGGTCGGGCTCCACCTGGACCGCGACGAGATGACCGCCGTCCTGGTGGATCTCGCCGGCACACCGGTCGTCACCCGTACCGCCCCGCTGGACCTCGGCGCCCCGGCCGCCGAGGTGGTCGGGGCCGCGGCCCGTGCGGTGCAGACGGTACGGGCAGACGCGCCCGGGACCGAGGACCACCGCGTCTTCGGCGTGGGCGCCGCGCTGCCCGGCCCGCTGGACCACGCCGGGGGCGTACTCCACCGCGTCACGGGCTTCCCGCAGTGGGACGGCTACCCGCTGCGGGACGCCCTCGCCGAACGGACCGGGCTGCCGGTGGTCGTGGACAAGGACACCAACGCGGCCGCGCTGGGCCTCGCCCTACGCGCCCGGGACGAGGCCGACTTCGCCTATCTCCACCTGGGTACGGGCCTCGGCGCCGGGCTCGTCCTCGGCGGCAGCGTGCACCGCGGCGCCCGTACCGGCGCGGGGGAGTTCGGCCACCAGACCCTCCAGCTGGACGGCCCGCCGTGCGGCTGCGGGGGGCGGGGCTGTGTCGAGGCGCTCTGCCTGGCCGCCGTCGCCCGCGGCGATCTGGCCGAGGCGGCCCGGGTCCTGGGGACGGGCGCGGCCAACCTCGTCGGACTGCTGGACATCGACCGGCTGGTCCTCGGCGGCCGCACGGTCGCCGCGCACGAGGACGTGTACGTGGAGGGGGTGCGCGCCGTCGTCGAGGAACGCGCCCGGCGCGAGGGCACCGGCCCCGTCGTGCCGGTCACGGTGGCCACCGGTGGCGACCGCCCGATCGCGGAAGGCGCCGCCCAACTGGTCCTGGCCCCGCTCTTCGGCCGCGCCGGCGAGGCCGGCACCGGGTTGCGGGGCGGGGGGCGGGCGTTCCGGGCCGGGCAGTGA
- a CDS encoding Gfo/Idh/MocA family oxidoreductase — MTANAPYRVGLVGYGLAGSVFHAPLVSATEGLTLDTVVTSNPERQAAARAEFPEVRCAASAEELLARADELDLVVIASPNKTHTPLARAALEAGLPVVVDKPLAGTAAQARELGALAEERGLLLSVFQNRRWDNDFLTLARLIEDGELGDVLRFESRFERWRPQLKGGWRESGDPQEIGGLLYDLGSHVVDQALTLFGPVVRVYAESDVRRPGAAADDDTFLALTHANGVRSHLYVSAVTAQLGPRFRVLGSKAGYVKYGLDPQETALREGDRPAAGKPWGEEPEALWGRLGSGESPLTGGGDPVRTLPGDYPAYYAAVAAALRGTGENPVTASQAAAALDVLQAARRSAREGVAVGLVPHHDNDEEPQA, encoded by the coding sequence ATGACTGCCAACGCTCCATACCGCGTCGGGCTCGTCGGCTACGGCCTGGCCGGCTCCGTCTTCCACGCCCCGCTGGTCTCGGCGACCGAGGGCCTCACCCTGGACACGGTCGTCACGTCGAACCCGGAGCGGCAGGCCGCGGCCCGCGCCGAGTTCCCCGAGGTGCGGTGCGCGGCCTCGGCCGAGGAGTTGCTCGCGCGGGCGGACGAGCTGGACCTGGTCGTGATCGCGTCACCGAACAAGACGCACACACCCCTCGCGCGGGCCGCGCTGGAGGCCGGGCTGCCGGTGGTCGTGGACAAGCCGCTGGCCGGGACGGCCGCGCAGGCGCGTGAGCTGGGGGCCCTGGCGGAGGAGCGGGGCCTGCTGCTCTCGGTCTTCCAGAACCGACGCTGGGACAACGACTTCCTCACCCTGGCCCGGCTGATCGAGGACGGCGAGCTCGGTGACGTCCTGCGCTTCGAGTCCCGGTTCGAGCGGTGGCGGCCGCAACTGAAGGGCGGCTGGCGCGAGTCGGGCGACCCGCAGGAGATCGGCGGGCTGCTGTACGACCTGGGCAGCCATGTCGTGGACCAGGCGCTGACCCTGTTCGGCCCGGTGGTGCGGGTGTACGCGGAGTCCGACGTACGGCGTCCGGGCGCGGCGGCCGACGACGACACGTTCCTCGCGCTGACGCATGCGAACGGGGTCCGTTCCCATCTGTACGTCAGCGCGGTCACGGCCCAGCTCGGCCCGCGCTTCCGGGTGCTCGGCTCGAAGGCGGGCTACGTGAAGTACGGCCTCGACCCCCAGGAGACCGCCCTGCGTGAGGGTGATCGCCCGGCGGCCGGAAAGCCCTGGGGCGAGGAGCCGGAGGCGCTGTGGGGCCGGCTCGGTTCCGGGGAGTCGCCGCTGACCGGGGGCGGCGATCCGGTCCGTACGCTGCCGGGCGACTACCCCGCGTACTACGCGGCCGTCGCCGCGGCCCTGCGCGGCACCGGCGAGAACCCGGTGACGGCCTCGCAGGCGGCCGCCGCGCTGGACGTCCTCCAGGCCGCGCGCCGCTCGGCCCGGGAGGGCGTCGCGGTCGGCCTGGTCCCCCACCACGACAACGACGAGGAGCCGCAGGCATGA
- a CDS encoding heme-degrading domain-containing protein, producing the protein MSTTAPTISELIAQERRLTLPRFGYDEAYALGGLLVTLARERHAPVAIDIRRGAQQLFHAALPGSSADNDAWIDRKRRVVERYGESSYLVGTRFRAKGTTFEQSSRLDPDTYAAHGGSFPIGVEGAGVIGTVTVSGLPQAEDHALVVEALERFLTRGA; encoded by the coding sequence ATGAGCACCACCGCCCCGACCATCTCCGAACTGATCGCCCAGGAGCGGCGGCTGACCCTGCCCCGCTTCGGCTACGACGAGGCGTACGCGCTGGGCGGGCTGCTGGTCACGCTGGCCCGCGAGCGGCACGCCCCGGTCGCCATCGACATCCGGCGCGGCGCCCAGCAGCTCTTCCACGCGGCACTGCCCGGTTCCAGCGCGGACAACGACGCCTGGATCGACCGCAAGCGCCGGGTGGTGGAGCGGTACGGCGAGAGTTCGTACCTGGTCGGCACCCGGTTCCGGGCGAAGGGCACCACCTTCGAGCAGTCCTCCCGCCTGGACCCGGACACCTACGCGGCGCACGGCGGCTCGTTCCCGATCGGGGTGGAGGGCGCGGGGGTGATCGGCACGGTCACGGTGTCGGGCCTGCCGCAGGCCGAGGACCACGCGCTGGTGGTGGAGGCCCTGGAGCGGTTCCTGACACGCGGGGCCTGA
- a CDS encoding fumarylacetoacetate hydrolase family protein, translating to MKLLRVGTAGAERPALLDRNGTLRDLSGFVTDIDGELLADASTLARVRQAAQTPDVLPPLDAEGLRIGPPVARIGKIVCVGLNYHDHAAETGAAIPDEPIVFFKAPDTVVGPEDTVLVPRGSGKTDWEVELAVVIGRTARYLGSAEEALGHVAGYATAHDVSEREFQLERGGTWDKGKNCETFNPLGPWLVTADEVPDPQALGLRLWVNGELKQDGTTADQIFPVGEVVRYLSHFMTLYPGDVVNTGTPAGVAMGRPEPKPYLRAGDVVEAEVEGLGRQRQTLKDA from the coding sequence TTGAAGCTGCTTCGAGTCGGTACGGCGGGTGCGGAGCGCCCCGCGCTGCTGGACCGTAACGGGACCTTGCGTGACCTCTCGGGCTTCGTGACCGACATCGACGGCGAGCTGCTCGCCGACGCGTCGACACTGGCCCGGGTGCGGCAGGCGGCGCAGACCCCCGACGTACTGCCGCCGCTGGACGCCGAGGGGCTGCGTATCGGTCCTCCGGTCGCCCGGATCGGCAAGATCGTGTGCGTCGGGCTGAACTACCACGACCACGCGGCGGAGACCGGAGCGGCGATCCCGGACGAGCCGATCGTGTTCTTCAAGGCGCCGGACACCGTCGTCGGCCCGGAGGACACGGTGCTGGTGCCGCGCGGCAGCGGCAAGACGGACTGGGAGGTCGAGCTCGCGGTCGTCATCGGCCGTACCGCCCGCTACCTGGGCTCGGCCGAGGAGGCCCTCGGACACGTCGCCGGGTACGCGACGGCGCACGACGTCTCGGAGCGGGAGTTCCAGCTGGAGCGAGGCGGCACCTGGGACAAGGGCAAGAACTGCGAGACCTTCAACCCGCTCGGCCCGTGGCTGGTGACCGCCGACGAGGTGCCCGACCCGCAGGCGCTCGGCCTGAGGCTGTGGGTCAACGGCGAGCTGAAGCAGGACGGCACGACCGCCGACCAGATCTTCCCGGTGGGCGAGGTGGTGCGCTACCTCAGCCACTTCATGACGCTCTACCCCGGCGACGTCGTCAACACCGGCACCCCGGCGGGCGTGGCGATGGGGCGGCCCGAGCCCAAGCCGTACCTGCGCGCCGGAGACGTGGTGGAGGCCGAGGTCGAGGGGCTGGGCCGGCAGCGGCAGACGCTCAAGGACGCGTAG
- a CDS encoding YidC/Oxa1 family membrane protein insertase → MSAFMSVFASLVGSLADLLQPFFQTASTAAAIVLFTALVRLAVHPLSRAAARGQKARTKLQPQIAALREKHARNPERMQKALMELHAAEKVSPFSGCLPSLLQMPAFFLLYRLFSSGSIGGEPNALLSHALLGAPLGERWHTALADGGLFGQAGLVYLGLFAVVTAVATFNYGRTKQQMAANPMTPAAGPDGQPVPGMGAMTKLMPLMSFLTLISVAVVPLAAALYLVTSTTWTAIERAYLYRVTPEAETAPAPAL, encoded by the coding sequence ATGTCCGCGTTCATGTCCGTTTTCGCGAGTCTGGTCGGCTCCCTCGCCGACCTGCTCCAGCCGTTCTTCCAGACCGCGTCCACCGCCGCCGCGATCGTCCTGTTCACCGCCCTCGTACGGCTCGCCGTGCACCCCCTGTCGCGGGCGGCGGCGCGGGGGCAGAAGGCCCGCACCAAGCTCCAGCCGCAGATCGCCGCGTTGCGGGAGAAGCACGCCAGGAACCCCGAGCGGATGCAGAAGGCGCTCATGGAACTGCACGCGGCGGAGAAGGTGTCACCGTTCTCCGGCTGCCTGCCCAGCCTGCTCCAGATGCCGGCCTTCTTCCTGCTCTACCGCCTCTTCTCCAGCGGCAGCATCGGCGGCGAACCCAACGCGCTGCTCTCCCACGCGCTGCTCGGCGCCCCGCTCGGCGAACGCTGGCACACCGCCCTCGCGGACGGGGGCCTCTTCGGCCAGGCCGGACTGGTCTACCTGGGGCTCTTCGCGGTCGTCACGGCCGTCGCCACCTTCAACTACGGGCGAACCAAGCAGCAGATGGCGGCGAACCCGATGACCCCGGCGGCCGGGCCGGACGGGCAGCCGGTGCCCGGTATGGGGGCGATGACGAAGCTGATGCCCCTGATGTCCTTCCTGACACTGATCTCCGTGGCCGTCGTACCGCTGGCCGCCGCTCTCTACCTCGTCACCAGCACCACCTGGACCGCGATCGAGCGCGCGTACCTCTACCGGGTCACCCCGGAGGCGGAGACCGCGCCGGCTCCCGCTCTGTAA
- a CDS encoding DUF6412 domain-containing protein, with protein MSDTDRIRRAATRLLAPVLRPAAFLVLFLTEVLLAESGSLSAMALAATAAAGSALLVCSVISARCAAPVPRTRVRTALRDREQRTAFLPQRDPDAKGRTRPRAPGAALLTAA; from the coding sequence ATGAGCGACACCGACCGGATACGCCGCGCGGCCACCCGGCTGCTGGCACCGGTGCTCCGGCCGGCCGCCTTCCTCGTGCTCTTCCTCACCGAGGTCCTGCTCGCCGAGAGCGGCAGCCTCTCCGCCATGGCGCTCGCCGCCACCGCGGCCGCCGGTTCCGCACTCCTCGTCTGCTCCGTCATCAGCGCCCGCTGCGCCGCCCCCGTGCCCCGCACCAGGGTGCGCACCGCGCTGCGCGACCGCGAGCAGCGCACCGCGTTCCTGCCGCAACGGGATCCCGACGCGAAGGGCCGTACCAGGCCCCGAGCGCCCGGTGCCGCCCTCCTGACGGCCGCGTAG
- a CDS encoding SEC-C domain-containing protein codes for MRPDTPAEHTTEAERLLRTAARFPEDHEPLFLQAAAHFELAGDRARASTLYDELLGSEEAALDNPYLVKALKAANLWEYGHEAEARAILDGLRAAGPADAAAWEIAAQTLEAHDELESAHDFLSTALTLLLAPAEDVPYATQSLLTGRHRVRRLMGVGHDAWDELADTLHTAAVPLDELHDPKRLWSLGSSDPGELKAEITRLRAELGAYRAALSRPFPVAVLHWPEEELTELLAVYPELREEYVDHATHLARLEASLRDLHATGTPNLGIVPGTVPSYEAFAASEAVSPSDPDLLPQYATTLAARGRAVPWPPARSAPCWCGTGRPYRDCHGTTSR; via the coding sequence ATGCGCCCCGACACGCCTGCCGAGCACACGACCGAAGCCGAGCGCCTGCTGCGCACCGCGGCGCGGTTTCCCGAGGACCACGAGCCGCTGTTCCTCCAGGCGGCGGCCCATTTCGAGCTGGCCGGTGACCGTGCCCGCGCCTCCACGCTCTACGACGAACTGCTCGGGTCCGAGGAGGCCGCCCTCGACAACCCCTATCTGGTCAAAGCCCTCAAAGCTGCCAACCTCTGGGAGTACGGCCACGAGGCGGAGGCCCGGGCCATACTGGACGGCCTCCGTGCCGCCGGCCCGGCCGACGCGGCGGCCTGGGAGATCGCCGCCCAGACGCTGGAGGCGCACGACGAACTGGAGTCGGCGCACGACTTCCTCTCGACCGCGCTGACCCTTCTGCTCGCCCCGGCCGAGGACGTGCCGTACGCCACCCAGTCGTTGCTCACCGGCCGGCACCGGGTGCGGCGGCTGATGGGGGTCGGTCACGACGCGTGGGACGAGCTGGCCGACACCCTGCACACGGCCGCCGTCCCGCTCGACGAACTGCACGATCCGAAGCGCCTGTGGTCCCTCGGTTCCTCGGACCCTGGCGAGCTGAAGGCCGAGATCACCCGCCTCCGCGCCGAACTGGGCGCCTACCGGGCCGCCCTCTCCCGTCCCTTCCCGGTCGCGGTGCTGCACTGGCCCGAGGAGGAGCTGACGGAGCTGCTGGCCGTGTACCCGGAGCTGCGCGAGGAGTACGTGGACCACGCGACCCATCTGGCGCGCCTGGAGGCCTCGTTGCGTGACCTGCACGCCACGGGTACGCCGAATCTCGGCATCGTCCCGGGCACCGTTCCCTCGTACGAGGCGTTCGCCGCGTCGGAGGCGGTCTCCCCCTCCGACCCGGACCTGCTCCCCCAGTACGCCACCACGCTCGCCGCCCGCGGCCGCGCGGTGCCGTGGCCCCCCGCGCGCAGCGCGCCCTGCTGGTGCGGTACGGGGCGCCCGTACCGCGACTGCCACGGGACGACATCGCGGTAG
- a CDS encoding DUF4287 domain-containing protein — translation MSDQVKGPASYFPAIEEKYGRPVAEWKDLIRASPLTKHMEIVAWLKSEHGLGHGHANALVAHTRAEDAAA, via the coding sequence ATGAGTGACCAGGTGAAGGGCCCCGCGAGCTATTTCCCCGCGATCGAGGAGAAGTACGGCCGGCCGGTCGCGGAGTGGAAGGACCTCATCCGCGCCTCGCCCCTGACCAAGCACATGGAGATCGTCGCCTGGCTGAAGTCGGAGCACGGCCTGGGGCACGGCCACGCCAACGCCCTGGTCGCCCACACCCGCGCCGAGGACGCCGCCGCCTGA